In Salvelinus fontinalis isolate EN_2023a unplaced genomic scaffold, ASM2944872v1 scaffold_1901, whole genome shotgun sequence, one DNA window encodes the following:
- the LOC129850258 gene encoding uncharacterized protein LOC129850258: MENYKRGPVLGNGAYGTVYKVTCLTTGKEYALKYHTRGVEDTTVRELSCLAALRGHPYVIHMHDCFVDNDTIAMLMAYVPYTLGDAIHNGYGVKSYYEEDRDQECLPFSFVAHFSAQVANALSYMHRLNMVHRDLTPYNVLLTEDLTVKVADMGLSRQSSNWMSPNVVTEPYRAPELFLERRRSIEYTCAIDMWSLGVLIVDAMEGRVKFARGNVRRVTMSTYEIITRTLCPKDHPGASSTPCDPDIIMPKVMQYELVKRIVFRLLKFRAPERLLAHELLQDTEWMRAADMTREDQVIVRDQIQRTKSSHTSEVLR, encoded by the coding sequence atggagaactACAAGAGAGGCCCTGTTTTAGGCAACGGTGCATATGGAACCGTGTACAAAGTTACTTGTCTGACTACTGGGAAGGAGTATGCCTTGAAATACCACACCCGCGGCGTAGAGGACACAACAGTCAGAGAGCTCTCATGTCTCGCAGCACTAAGGGGTCACCCATATGTGATTCACATGCACGATTGCTTTGTAGATAATGACACGATAGCCATGCTCATGGCCTACGTACCCTACACCTTGGGTGACGCGATCCACAATGGATACGGTGTGAAGTCGTACTACGAAGAAGACCGCGACCAAGAGTGTCTCCCTTTCAGTTTCGTTGCTCACTTTAGTGCACAGGTGGCTAATGCCCTGTCCTACATGCACAGACTGAATATGGTACACAGGGACCTGACGCCTTACAACGTGCTGCTGACAGAAGATCTCACAGTGAAGGTGGCTGACATGGGCCTCTCTAGACAGTCCTCCAACTGGATGAGCCCAAATGTGGTCACCGAGCCGTACAGGGCCCCTGAATTGTTCCTGGAAAGACGTAGATCTATAGAGTACACATGTGCCATAGACATGTGGAGCCTAGGGGTTTTGATAGTGGATGCAATGGAAGGGAGGGTTAAATTCGCTAGGGGTAACGTCAGACGTGTGACTATGTCCACCTACGAGATTATCACAAGGACTCTATGTCCCAAAGACCACCCCGGTGCATCAAGTACACCCTGTGACCCTGACATCATAATGCCTAAAGTGATGCAGTATGAACTGGTGAAAAGGATAGTCTTCAGATTGCTGAAGTTCCGTGCCCCAGAGAGACTTTTGGCTCATGAGCTGCTTCAGGACACAGAATGGATGCGTGCTGCTGATATGACCAGGGAAGACCAAGTTATAGTTAGAGACCAGATACAGCGCACTAAAAGTTCACACACCAGTGAGGTGTTGAGGTGA